GATTTACTCCAGGTTTACTGAATCAAAtcagcattttaacaagattatTAGGTGATTCATTTGCATATTGAGGTTTGGGTAGTGCTGCTTTATAGCAATGTCCTCTCTTTCCCTCCAGGGCTTTTACACATTCTGCTTCCTCTCTTTGAAGGAACTATCCTCTTCTTTATATGCCTAACGCTGTTCTGCAGGACTCAGGCCCTTATCCAGGAAAACTTTTTGACTGGTGAAGGCTGGAACTACCATTttactcctttttctttcctactaAACTGGAGTTTTCTAACCTAATTGTACTTTAGACTTAATCtgagaataaaaaatatacttgccaggtacggtggctcacacctgtagtcccagcattttgggaggccaatgtgggttgattgcttgaggtcaggagttcgagaccagcctgaccaacatgacaaaagcctgtctctactaaaaatacaaaaattagctgggcgtggcagcacacgcctgtaatcccagctactatggaggctgaggcacgagaattgcttgaacccaggaggcagaggttgcagtgagccaagatcatgtcactgcacctcagcctgggtgacagtgagactgtctcaagaaacaaacaaacaaacaaacaaagatacTGGTTCCTGGGTCCTGCTTCTAGAGATTTTAGTTTTAATTGGTTTGGATAAGGCCTAGaaactggcattttaaaaaagtatcccAGATGATTACGATGTAGAGCCAAATTCAGAACCACTGCACTAGACTTCAAGATTCTTTAGGACAGGGATTGTGTCAGATTCACTCTTGTTTCCCCAGCGCCTATCACAGTGCCAGGTACATACACTGTACTGGTAAATGATTGTTTCCCCTAATTTCTCAGGGATATGGAATCAGATTTGTGTTGTGCAcagcgttctttttttttttttttaatctataaagaggtttatttggctcacggttctgcaggctgtacaagcatgacaCCAGCATCTACTGGACTTCTGGTAAAGGCTTAGGAAGCTCTTACTCATAGCTgcaaggcaaaggggaaacaggTGTGTCACATGTGTACACAGCATTCTATCTTATACCCTAACCCCTCTCACACATGTTAGCATCTGAGCATCCTTCTCATCAAAACAAAGAGCTACTTCTTGAGGAAAGAACTTACACTGGCATTTAAAATGCATCTCTAATCACCCTTGTATTTTGTTCTTAAACGAGTTTGATACTGATATAGTGAAGCTGCTTTATATAATCAAGTGCTGATAGGCAcattgttttgaaacactgtctctatgtACCAGTTCCACAGAGCAAAACCACTAACTCTTTGTTTATAAACCTCTTGAGTCCTGAGAATTCAAAATAGTGAGGAGGTTGATGAGATCAATGCAATTATAatgaacagattttttaaaaattaaccagtttTCTGGGAGGTTAAAAATGCATTTgggaataattttcttaattataccctattttcttacatttaaagtgacttcttttaaaaaaactcttaatATCTTATATTTATACAGTGCTTTACATGTTGTAATTGTGCAAACTCAacttttattaaacatattttattatcaATTGTGTATAATGTTATAGAAATGAAATGCTATAGTTGATAGGATTCTTTCTGTCCCTGAGTTGTTTACAATTTATAGAAAGATGGAACAAAATACTTCAAAAAGCCCCCGACCTAGGTCTCATGAAAAAGACAATTTAAAGCATACATAGATAGCTGTAAGGAATGACAACATATGGCTTACAAATACCACAAAATCCACACTTTCCAGGGCATGTTCCTTGTTTATTACTGTAGCAGGCCTGAGGAGGTAGACAAAAGGCACTCTCTGTAGCTGCTAGATTTCCAAAATCCTAATCTTGTTTCAAAGAATCCTATGTTCCatttgataattttctttcttaaatcctGCATCATAAAACTAAAACTTCAGTGGGCTTGTCAGGACCTGGGATAGTGTGGGGTGGAAAAAAGCACCATACATTTCTCATTGCAGCTCTAGTCGGAGCCACAGCCTGGTCATCAATTCATATCTCCTTTtccgaaaaagaaaaaaaaaaaactgttcaagCTTCAAAACCTTGAAATGGGGTCAGCAATTAAAGTTTTCATCTACCCAAAGTTTTTGTCATTCCAAGTAAGAGAGACCAAGCCCCCAGTTGCCCAGGGGAGCCCTGATACCACGTCAATTAGCAGGATTTCTAGGACACCAAACTACTCTTACTTTCTCTATAAAAAGTTAGTCATGaagattaattttcttctttctgtatctCCTTGTAATTAATATCATACATTTTGGAGATTTCTGCATAGGCTATATGCTTGCAGTTTGGAATGCTTTGTACAAAGCATGCTGGTATATTCAGGGACTGAGTGTGGGATGTGACCTAAATATCTCCATGTTGTATCAGTTGAACTAACTAGATAGTTCAGTTGATTTAGAATTGACAAGACTACCTATTGATtgacatgtattgattgattgatagaatTAACTAAATACAAAGACAATAGGTGAGTGATATTATGTGGTTCTACATAACTTAGGTGCTGTCACTTAGTACACAAAGCTTGAAACATAACCTGAAAATCAGAGAACacaaattaatattgttattgcATTTATAAAATTAAGTCTACTACAACAGGCAGATTCTTGAACATTATTTTAGCCCCAAATTTTGGAGATAGCTTACtctataaatattagaaaaagacACTTAAGATGCCTTAATAATTAAAACACTAAAGTAGAAATGTCTTTATACTTTAACATGGATGTAACAAGATGAGTGccttgtggccgggcacagtggctcacgcctgtaatcccagcactttgggaggccaaggcgggcggatcacgaggtcagaagatcgagaccatcctggctaacatggtgaaaccccgtctctactaaaaatacaaaaaaaattagccaggtgtggtggtgggcgcctgtagtcccagctacttgaggggctgaggcaggagaatggcgtgaacccgggaggtggagcttgcagtgagccaagatcgcgccactgcactccagcctgggcaacagagtgagaccccatctcaaaaaaagaaaaaaaaaaaaaaaaagagatgagtgCCTTGTCACTTCCATTTTAAGTTTTATTCATACCAGTTAAATAATTTAGATGTTACTAAATAATGAGGGAGCTCTGTCCAAATGTCTGTTAGAAGATTCTGTGACAGAAAATTCAAATCCTTGGATACTATTGATATTTGGCAATTGATATTCCTAGCTTCAAAAATCAAAAgttttagctggacatggtggtgtgtgcctgtagtcccaggtactccagaggctgaggcaagaagattgaTTCAACCTACCAGAATGACTAcactgtaattaaaaaaatgaaaataacaagtgttggcacaGATGTGGGGAAACTAAAAcgtttatacattgctggtggaaatgtaacaTGGTGCAAATTGAAAAGCTTTATGATTTCTCAAAAAGTTCAACAGAAAATTACCATTTGAACTGgtaattccactcttaggtatatacctacAATAATTGAAAACAAGGACTGACACAAATACTTATATACAAATGTTAATAGTAGCTTTATTGACAATAATAGTAGCTTTATTGACAATAGTCACAAGGTGGAAACAACACAACAGATGGCTGGATTTAAAaattatggtatatacatacaataaaatataattcagcTGTAAAAAGGGAATGAAGTTCTCATActgcaacaacacagatgaaccttgaaaacatttttctgagtgaagtaagtcagacacaaaagggtaaatactgtataatttcacatatatgaaatatctagaagaggcaaattcatagagacagaaagtagattggagATTACTAGGGACTAGGGGGAGGAGGAATAGGGAGTTACTActtaatgggcacagagtttgtccttggaatgatgaaaaattttggaaatagatggtggtgatggttgtacaatttTGTGAATATAATTAATGCCCTGAAATGTTCACTAAAAATGGTGAAAATGGTAAATCTTATGTTACACATatttttccacaataaaaaatgagtcGAAATAATCATAGgtccagcacagtggctcatgcctataaccccaacactttgggaggtcgaggtgggcggatcacttggcaccaggagtttgggaccagactggccaatatggtgaaaccccatctctactaaaaatacaattagctgggcatggctgggtgcggtggctcatgcctgtaatcccagcagtttgggaggccgaggtgggaggatcatgaggtcaggagattgagaccatcctggctaacatggtgaaaccctgtctctacttaaaatacaaaaaattagccaggcgtggtggcaggcgcctgtagtcccagctactcaggtgcctgaggcaggagaatggcttgaacccggaaggcggagcttgcagtgagctgagatcgcaccactgcactctagcctgggtgacagagcgagactccgtctcaaaaaaaataataataataattagctgggcatggtagtgtacacctgtagtcccagctacttgggaggctgaggcacaagaatcacttgaacctgggaggtggagtttgctgTGAACCTAGATTgcacactgaactccagcctggacgacagagtgagactttgcctcaaaaaaaagaaaagaaaagaatcacaTTTGCAGCATGATCTTGCAAATTGCTTGTTTTCTTGCAGCCCTTTTATTGCTCAGAGATCTAACTATAGTACAGCCTAGTTATCTCTCTAATATAGGGACTATAGCATACAAAAGCAGAAGGTATATCTCTATTGGTATAATTGACCAAGTGCATGTTTGCTTAAGAATCTAGAATTTAAATTTAGGCTCTGAGTTTAGGTTTTGTGTCCTTTCTGCAGAAGAATCCTCACTAAATGTTGACTCAAAAAGAGCAAGAATGGACTTCTTGAAGACCTTTTTGAAGTTCTCCCCAACAAATAAGTAGAGTGTGGGAGAAAAGATAGTATTGAAAGAAGTGGTTAGCACTGTAAGTATCAAAGTCAACTCTAAAAGTAGTGACTGGTTCTTAGTGAGAAGTAAGCCCTGGTGTATATGGTAGGGCATccaacacacaaagaaagagATAATGGCAGTCATCATAACTTTGAAGGGCTTGCTGGATTTAAACAGGCCCCTCTCTTTCACCTTGCTGGCTACTCTTTCATAACAAAAGATGATGATgaagaaaggcagaagaaagCCCAGCAAGAAGCGGCTGATGAAACAAGCCACATGAATCCACTGCCTTAATGCTTGCATCTCCTTGCTTTCCCAGTTAGTAGACACAGCATAGTTATTTTGGCAAGTCACCTTTCCTTTACGGTCTTGATGTGTCTCTCTGAAAATCAAATAGGGGATGCTGAGGGCAGCGGCTGAGATCCAGACTCCCAGGACAATGCTAGAAGCCCAGCATGGGGTTCGGTGCTGCTGGGACCACACTGGGTGCAGAGTGAGAAGGTAACGATCAAGACCGATGGccgaaaggaagaaaacagaggtGAACATCCCCAGAGACAAAGTGCCATTGAAGACCTTGCACAAGGCAGTTCCAAAGTTCCAGTGATTGTCTTGAAGTTGGGAGGTGGCCATAAATGGCAGAATCATTgttgaaataaaatatgagagAATGAGATGAAAAAATAAGAGAGTATTGACAGTCTGTTTCATCTTGAATCTTAGCACCCATAGATAGAGGCCATTGGTGATGGTACCAATTATAGATGAAATGTACAAAGAAAGGGCAATAATCATTTTTGATGCAGGAGCTAGAAACTGAGTGTTGTTTCTTACTAAAGTAGAGGCATTGATCAGGTAATCAGTAGAGTTGATCAGATCCATAATGACCTGTGGAGTGAGAAACAGTGaaaataacaacaagaaaaagcaaaagaaaaggttaaatgttaaaatttaaagaGTAATTTTTTACATAGTGATACTTCTAGTccaaatgataatattttaacaGCAGTAAGCAAAATATTTCTgcaaatcaaatatttttctaaggtctatacttttatattttaatgagaaattaAGATCAGATGAATCTGAGcatcaaaaatagaaatatatggatgaaatgaaataaatgtgaaaaagaagtaaatattgGGACATTTTGACAATTGTTCAATAATTAGGtagttaaaaatctattttttttttctgagataggatctcactctgtcatccaggctggagtgcagtggagtgattacagctcactcagcctcaacctcctgggctcacggactcctcctgtctcagcctcccaaggagttgagactacaggtgcacactaccaggccggataatttttttgtttgtttgttttgtagagatggggtctcactatgttgcccagcctggtcttgaacttttggactcaagcgattctcccacttggcctcgcaaagtgttgggatgacaggtgtgaggcactgcgtgTGGCCAAAAATCTTCTACTTGGACGTTAACCAGAAGTCTGACACTTTTTGATGGGCGAAACTTCTTGAATAAGGCAATGTAGAATGGGTCTTATTTGACTTGTGAGGGCAAAAGTAGCTAATGAAATGAActtgaataacaaaaataatagcaatgTTGCAAATTAGTAGTTATGGGTTTTATAATTAGATTTCTCTCATGAGCtaattatatatagtaaataCTATTATCTAGTATTCTAATACTCAGCACATAACAGTAATAACTAATATTCATATGGGAGCTGTAAGCCACCACAAGATTGTGAAGTACCTTCAGAATCATCAACAAAAGAGGGAAGTGTATTGTAAgatgtagtaattttttttttttttgagtcagagtcttgctttgtcatgcaggctggagtgcagtagcatgatcttggcttactgcaacctctgcctcctgggttcaaactattctcctgtctcagcctcctgagtagctgggattacagacactcgccaccacgcccggtgaatttttgtatttttggtagagacagggtttccccatgttggccaggctggtctcaaactcctgacttcaggtaatccatccaccttggcctcctaaagtgctgggattacaggcgtgagccactgcacctggccaaatgtaGTAATATTAATAGTTCATTCTTGAGGAGGGGACAAAAAGGAGAAAAGTCACCAAACTCATATTTATCCAATATTTGTGGTATGCCAGGAACTTTCTATAAAAAtcatttctggccgggcgcggtggctcatgtctgtaattccagcactttgggaggccgaggcgggcggatcacaaggtcaggagatcgagatcatcctggccaacatggttaaaccccgtctctactaaaagtataaaaattagctgggtgtggtggcgcatgcttgtagtcccagctactcgggaggctgaggcaggacaatcacttgaacccgggaagcagaggttgcagtgagccgaaccgagatgttgccactgcattccagcctggtgacagagcgagagactccgtctcaaaaaaaaaaaaaaaaaaaaaaaatctgtttttccttGCAAAGCCTGTGAAGCAAATCTTTAAACAGAGGGGAAAGTGAGGCTTTGTAGGGTTACATGTCTTATCCATCAATATTTCCCACCATGCCTCCATTGTACCAGGTGGGAAACTCTACTACTGTTTTATGTTACTTCTTTGAAATTCGGTAATTCCTATGTAGTGTTTTTAATAATGCTCCATGAATCAGAGTGTTTGATTATCTAAAATATCCAATTTCTTGGATAATGGATCCCATGGTATCAAAAATATAAACCTgagaatattttggaaaatagcTATTATAACAGAGTCATATCAGCAAATTGGTTTTAGATAAATTGGATAAAGCAATGGAAATTACTAATGATGCTTTTTTCCTCACTAAACAAAAACATTCTAAGAATATATACAGAGGAGTAAGAtaattgcta
The genomic region above belongs to Pongo pygmaeus isolate AG05252 chromosome 15, NHGRI_mPonPyg2-v2.0_pri, whole genome shotgun sequence and contains:
- the GPR33 gene encoding probable G-protein coupled receptor 33, which translates into the protein MDLINSTDYLINASTLVRNNTQFLAPASKMIIALSLYISSIIGTITNGLYLWVLRFKMKQTVNTLLFFHLILSYFISTMILPFMATSQLQDNHWNFGTALCKVFNGTLSLGMFTSVFFLSAIGLDRYLLTLHPVWSQQHRTPCWASSIVLGVWISAAALSIPYLIFRETHQDRKGKVTCQNNYAVSTNWESKEMQALRQWIHVACFISRFLLGFLLPFFIIIFCYERVASKVKERGLFKSSKPFKVMMTAIISFFVCWMPYHIHQGLLLTKNQSLLLELTLILTVLTTSFNTIFSPTLYLFVGENFKKVFKKSILALFESTFSEDSSAERTQNLNSEPKFKF